A single Eulemur rufifrons isolate Redbay chromosome 9, OSU_ERuf_1, whole genome shotgun sequence DNA region contains:
- the DLG4 gene encoding disks large homolog 4 isoform X1 translates to MSQRPRAPRSALWLLAPPLLRWAPPLLTVLHSDLFQALLDILDYYEASISESQKYRYQDEDTPPLEHSPAHLPNQANSPPVIVNTDTLEAPGYLQVNGTEGEMEYEEITLERGNSGLGFSIAGGTDNPHIGDDPSIFITKIIPGGAAAQDGRLRVNDSILFVNEVDVREVTHSAAVEALKEAGSIVRLYVMRRKPPAEKIMEIKLIKGPKGLGFSIAGGVGNQHIPGDNSIYVTKIIEGGAAHKDGRLQIGDKILAVNSVGLEDVMHEDAVAALKNTYDVVYLKVAKPSNAYLSDSYAPPDITTSYSQHLDNEISHSSYLGTDYPTAMTPTSPRRYSPVAKDLLGEEDIPREPRRIVIHRGSTGLGFNIVGGEDGEGIFISFILAGGPADLSGELRKGDQILSVNGVDLRNASHEQAAIALKNAGQTVTIIAQYKPEEYSRFEAKIHDLREQLMNSSLGSGTASLRSNPKRGFYIRALFDYDKTKDCGFLSQALSFRFGDVLHVIDASDEEWWQARRVHSDSETDDIGFIPSKRRVERREWSRLKAKDWGSSSGSQGREDSVLSYETVTQMEVHYARPIIILGPTKDRANDDLLSEFPDKFGSCVPHTTRPKREYEIDGRDYHFVSSREKMEKDIQAHKFIEAGQYNSHLYGTSVQSVREVAEQGKHCILDVSANAVRRLQAAHLHPIAIFIRPRSLENVLEINKRITEEQARKAFDRATKLEQEFTECFSAIVEGDSFEEIYHKVKRVIEDLSGPYIWVPARERL, encoded by the exons AAATACCGCTACCAAGATGAAGACACGCCCCCTCTGGAGCACAGCCCGGCCCACCTCCCCAACCAG GCCAATTCTCCCCCCGTGATTGTCAACACAGACACCCTAGAAGCCCCAGGATAT TTGCAGGTGAATGGGACCGAGGGGGAGATGGAATACGAGGAGATCACATTGGAAAGG GGTAACTCAGGTCTGGGCTTCAGCATCGCAGGTGGCACTGATAACCCACACATCGGTGACGACCCATCCATTTTCATCACCAAGATCATTCCTGGCGGGGCTGCAGCCCAGGATGGCCGCctcag GGTCAACGACAGCATCCTGTTTGTAAATGAAGTGGACGTGCGGGAGGTTACCCACTCAGCGGCGGTGGAGGCCCTCAAAGAGGCAGGCTCCATCGTCCGCCTCTATGTCATGCGCCGGAAGCCCCCAGCTGAGAAGATCATGGAGATCAAGCTCATCAAGGGGCCTAAAG GTCTTGGCTTCAGCATCGCAGGGGGCGTAGGGAACCAGCACATCCCGGGAGATAATAGCATCTATGTAACAAAGATCATCGAAGGGGGTGCTGCCCACAAGGATGGGAGGTTGCAGATTGGAGACAAGATCCTGGCG GTCAACAGTGTGGGCCTAGAGGACGTCATGCATGAGGATGCTGTGGCAGCCCTGAAGAACACGTATGATGTTGTCTACCTAAAGGTGGCCAAGCCCAGCAATGCCTACCTGAGTGACAGCTATGCTCCCCCAGACATCACAACCT CTTATTCCCAGCACCTGGACAACGAGATTAGTCACAGCAGCTACCTGGGCACCGACTACCCCACAGCCATGACCCCCACTTCCCCTCGGCGCTACTCCCCAGTGGCCAAGGATCTGCTGGGGGAGGAAGACATTCCCCGAGAACCCAGGCGAATTGTGATCCACCGGGGATCCACGGGCCTGGGCTTCAACATTGTGGGTGGCGAGGACGGTGAAGGCATCTTCATCTCCTTCATCCTGGCCGGGGGCCCTGCAGACCTCAGTGGGGAGCTGCGGAAGGGGGACCAGATCCTGTCG GTCAATGGTGTTGACCTCCGCAATGCCAGCCATGAGCAAGCAGCCATTGCCCTGAAGAATGCGGGTCAGACGGTCACGATCATCGCTCAGTATAAACCAGAAG AGTACAGCCGATTCGAGGCCAAGATCCACGACCTTCGGGAGCAGCTCATGAACAGCAGCCTGGGCTCAGGGACTGCCTCCCTGCGGAGCAACCCAAAGAGGGGCTTCTACATCAG GGCCCTGTTTGATTACGACAAGACCAAGGACTGCGGCTTCCTGAGCCAGGCCCTGAGCTTCCGCTTTGGGGATGTGCTGCATGTAATTGACGCTAGTGATGAGGAATGGTGGCAGGCGCGGCGGGTCCACTCTGACAGTGAGACCGACGACATTGGCTTCATTCCCAGCAAACGACG GGTTGAGCGACGAGAGTGGTCAAGGTTAAAGGCCAAG GACTGGGGCTCCAGCTCTGGATCACAGG GTCGAGAAGACTCGGTTCTGAGCTACGAGACAGTGACGCAAATGGAAG TGCACTATGCTCGCCCCATCATTATCCTTGGGCCCACCAAGGACCGCGCCAATGATGATCTCCTCTCTGAGTTCCCCGACAAGTTTGGATCCTGTGTTCCCC ATACCACACGGCCCAAGCGGGAGTATGAGATCGATGGCCGGGATTACCACTTTGTGTCATCCCGGGAGAAAATGGAGAAGGACATTCAGGCGCACAAGTTCATTGAGGCCGGCCAGTACAACAGCCACCTCTATGGGACCAGTGTCCAGTCCGTGCGAGAGGTGGCAGAGCAG gGGAAGCACTGCATCCTCGATGTCTCGGCCAATGCCGTGCGGCGGCTGCAGGCGGCCCACCTGCACCCTATCGCCATCTTCATCCGCCCCCGCTCCCTGGAGAATGTGCT AGAGATTAACAAGCGGATCACAGAGGAGCAAGCCCGCAAAGCCTTCGACAGAGCCACCAAGCTGGAGCAGGAGTTCACAGAGTGCTTCTCAG CCATCGTGGAGGGTGACAGCTTTGAGGAGATCTACCACAAGGTGAAGCGTGTCATCGAGGACCTCTCAGGCCCCTACATCTGGGTCCCAGCCCGAGAGAGACTCTGA
- the DLG4 gene encoding disks large homolog 4 isoform X4, with protein MDCLCIVTTKKYRYQDEDTPPLEHSPAHLPNQANSPPVIVNTDTLEAPGYVNGTEGEMEYEEITLERGNSGLGFSIAGGTDNPHIGDDPSIFITKIIPGGAAAQDGRLRVNDSILFVNEVDVREVTHSAAVEALKEAGSIVRLYVMRRKPPAEKIMEIKLIKGPKGLGFSIAGGVGNQHIPGDNSIYVTKIIEGGAAHKDGRLQIGDKILAVNSVGLEDVMHEDAVAALKNTYDVVYLKVAKPSNAYLSDSYAPPDITTSYSQHLDNEISHSSYLGTDYPTAMTPTSPRRYSPVAKDLLGEEDIPREPRRIVIHRGSTGLGFNIVGGEDGEGIFISFILAGGPADLSGELRKGDQILSVNGVDLRNASHEQAAIALKNAGQTVTIIAQYKPEEYSRFEAKIHDLREQLMNSSLGSGTASLRSNPKRGFYIRALFDYDKTKDCGFLSQALSFRFGDVLHVIDASDEEWWQARRVHSDSETDDIGFIPSKRRVERREWSRLKAKDWGSSSGSQGREDSVLSYETVTQMEVHYARPIIILGPTKDRANDDLLSEFPDKFGSCVPHTTRPKREYEIDGRDYHFVSSREKMEKDIQAHKFIEAGQYNSHLYGTSVQSVREVAEQGKHCILDVSANAVRRLQAAHLHPIAIFIRPRSLENVLEINKRITEEQARKAFDRATKLEQEFTECFSAIVEGDSFEEIYHKVKRVIEDLSGPYIWVPARERL; from the exons AAATACCGCTACCAAGATGAAGACACGCCCCCTCTGGAGCACAGCCCGGCCCACCTCCCCAACCAG GCCAATTCTCCCCCCGTGATTGTCAACACAGACACCCTAGAAGCCCCAGGATAT GTGAATGGGACCGAGGGGGAGATGGAATACGAGGAGATCACATTGGAAAGG GGTAACTCAGGTCTGGGCTTCAGCATCGCAGGTGGCACTGATAACCCACACATCGGTGACGACCCATCCATTTTCATCACCAAGATCATTCCTGGCGGGGCTGCAGCCCAGGATGGCCGCctcag GGTCAACGACAGCATCCTGTTTGTAAATGAAGTGGACGTGCGGGAGGTTACCCACTCAGCGGCGGTGGAGGCCCTCAAAGAGGCAGGCTCCATCGTCCGCCTCTATGTCATGCGCCGGAAGCCCCCAGCTGAGAAGATCATGGAGATCAAGCTCATCAAGGGGCCTAAAG GTCTTGGCTTCAGCATCGCAGGGGGCGTAGGGAACCAGCACATCCCGGGAGATAATAGCATCTATGTAACAAAGATCATCGAAGGGGGTGCTGCCCACAAGGATGGGAGGTTGCAGATTGGAGACAAGATCCTGGCG GTCAACAGTGTGGGCCTAGAGGACGTCATGCATGAGGATGCTGTGGCAGCCCTGAAGAACACGTATGATGTTGTCTACCTAAAGGTGGCCAAGCCCAGCAATGCCTACCTGAGTGACAGCTATGCTCCCCCAGACATCACAACCT CTTATTCCCAGCACCTGGACAACGAGATTAGTCACAGCAGCTACCTGGGCACCGACTACCCCACAGCCATGACCCCCACTTCCCCTCGGCGCTACTCCCCAGTGGCCAAGGATCTGCTGGGGGAGGAAGACATTCCCCGAGAACCCAGGCGAATTGTGATCCACCGGGGATCCACGGGCCTGGGCTTCAACATTGTGGGTGGCGAGGACGGTGAAGGCATCTTCATCTCCTTCATCCTGGCCGGGGGCCCTGCAGACCTCAGTGGGGAGCTGCGGAAGGGGGACCAGATCCTGTCG GTCAATGGTGTTGACCTCCGCAATGCCAGCCATGAGCAAGCAGCCATTGCCCTGAAGAATGCGGGTCAGACGGTCACGATCATCGCTCAGTATAAACCAGAAG AGTACAGCCGATTCGAGGCCAAGATCCACGACCTTCGGGAGCAGCTCATGAACAGCAGCCTGGGCTCAGGGACTGCCTCCCTGCGGAGCAACCCAAAGAGGGGCTTCTACATCAG GGCCCTGTTTGATTACGACAAGACCAAGGACTGCGGCTTCCTGAGCCAGGCCCTGAGCTTCCGCTTTGGGGATGTGCTGCATGTAATTGACGCTAGTGATGAGGAATGGTGGCAGGCGCGGCGGGTCCACTCTGACAGTGAGACCGACGACATTGGCTTCATTCCCAGCAAACGACG GGTTGAGCGACGAGAGTGGTCAAGGTTAAAGGCCAAG GACTGGGGCTCCAGCTCTGGATCACAGG GTCGAGAAGACTCGGTTCTGAGCTACGAGACAGTGACGCAAATGGAAG TGCACTATGCTCGCCCCATCATTATCCTTGGGCCCACCAAGGACCGCGCCAATGATGATCTCCTCTCTGAGTTCCCCGACAAGTTTGGATCCTGTGTTCCCC ATACCACACGGCCCAAGCGGGAGTATGAGATCGATGGCCGGGATTACCACTTTGTGTCATCCCGGGAGAAAATGGAGAAGGACATTCAGGCGCACAAGTTCATTGAGGCCGGCCAGTACAACAGCCACCTCTATGGGACCAGTGTCCAGTCCGTGCGAGAGGTGGCAGAGCAG gGGAAGCACTGCATCCTCGATGTCTCGGCCAATGCCGTGCGGCGGCTGCAGGCGGCCCACCTGCACCCTATCGCCATCTTCATCCGCCCCCGCTCCCTGGAGAATGTGCT AGAGATTAACAAGCGGATCACAGAGGAGCAAGCCCGCAAAGCCTTCGACAGAGCCACCAAGCTGGAGCAGGAGTTCACAGAGTGCTTCTCAG CCATCGTGGAGGGTGACAGCTTTGAGGAGATCTACCACAAGGTGAAGCGTGTCATCGAGGACCTCTCAGGCCCCTACATCTGGGTCCCAGCCCGAGAGAGACTCTGA
- the DLG4 gene encoding disks large homolog 4 isoform X3 gives MDCLCIVTTKKYRYQDEDTPPLEHSPAHLPNQANSPPVIVNTDTLEAPGYLQVNGTEGEMEYEEITLERGNSGLGFSIAGGTDNPHIGDDPSIFITKIIPGGAAAQDGRLRVNDSILFVNEVDVREVTHSAAVEALKEAGSIVRLYVMRRKPPAEKIMEIKLIKGPKGLGFSIAGGVGNQHIPGDNSIYVTKIIEGGAAHKDGRLQIGDKILAVNSVGLEDVMHEDAVAALKNTYDVVYLKVAKPSNAYLSDSYAPPDITTSYSQHLDNEISHSSYLGTDYPTAMTPTSPRRYSPVAKDLLGEEDIPREPRRIVIHRGSTGLGFNIVGGEDGEGIFISFILAGGPADLSGELRKGDQILSVNGVDLRNASHEQAAIALKNAGQTVTIIAQYKPEEYSRFEAKIHDLREQLMNSSLGSGTASLRSNPKRGFYIRALFDYDKTKDCGFLSQALSFRFGDVLHVIDASDEEWWQARRVHSDSETDDIGFIPSKRRVERREWSRLKAKDWGSSSGSQGREDSVLSYETVTQMEVHYARPIIILGPTKDRANDDLLSEFPDKFGSCVPHTTRPKREYEIDGRDYHFVSSREKMEKDIQAHKFIEAGQYNSHLYGTSVQSVREVAEQGKHCILDVSANAVRRLQAAHLHPIAIFIRPRSLENVLEINKRITEEQARKAFDRATKLEQEFTECFSAIVEGDSFEEIYHKVKRVIEDLSGPYIWVPARERL, from the exons AAATACCGCTACCAAGATGAAGACACGCCCCCTCTGGAGCACAGCCCGGCCCACCTCCCCAACCAG GCCAATTCTCCCCCCGTGATTGTCAACACAGACACCCTAGAAGCCCCAGGATAT TTGCAGGTGAATGGGACCGAGGGGGAGATGGAATACGAGGAGATCACATTGGAAAGG GGTAACTCAGGTCTGGGCTTCAGCATCGCAGGTGGCACTGATAACCCACACATCGGTGACGACCCATCCATTTTCATCACCAAGATCATTCCTGGCGGGGCTGCAGCCCAGGATGGCCGCctcag GGTCAACGACAGCATCCTGTTTGTAAATGAAGTGGACGTGCGGGAGGTTACCCACTCAGCGGCGGTGGAGGCCCTCAAAGAGGCAGGCTCCATCGTCCGCCTCTATGTCATGCGCCGGAAGCCCCCAGCTGAGAAGATCATGGAGATCAAGCTCATCAAGGGGCCTAAAG GTCTTGGCTTCAGCATCGCAGGGGGCGTAGGGAACCAGCACATCCCGGGAGATAATAGCATCTATGTAACAAAGATCATCGAAGGGGGTGCTGCCCACAAGGATGGGAGGTTGCAGATTGGAGACAAGATCCTGGCG GTCAACAGTGTGGGCCTAGAGGACGTCATGCATGAGGATGCTGTGGCAGCCCTGAAGAACACGTATGATGTTGTCTACCTAAAGGTGGCCAAGCCCAGCAATGCCTACCTGAGTGACAGCTATGCTCCCCCAGACATCACAACCT CTTATTCCCAGCACCTGGACAACGAGATTAGTCACAGCAGCTACCTGGGCACCGACTACCCCACAGCCATGACCCCCACTTCCCCTCGGCGCTACTCCCCAGTGGCCAAGGATCTGCTGGGGGAGGAAGACATTCCCCGAGAACCCAGGCGAATTGTGATCCACCGGGGATCCACGGGCCTGGGCTTCAACATTGTGGGTGGCGAGGACGGTGAAGGCATCTTCATCTCCTTCATCCTGGCCGGGGGCCCTGCAGACCTCAGTGGGGAGCTGCGGAAGGGGGACCAGATCCTGTCG GTCAATGGTGTTGACCTCCGCAATGCCAGCCATGAGCAAGCAGCCATTGCCCTGAAGAATGCGGGTCAGACGGTCACGATCATCGCTCAGTATAAACCAGAAG AGTACAGCCGATTCGAGGCCAAGATCCACGACCTTCGGGAGCAGCTCATGAACAGCAGCCTGGGCTCAGGGACTGCCTCCCTGCGGAGCAACCCAAAGAGGGGCTTCTACATCAG GGCCCTGTTTGATTACGACAAGACCAAGGACTGCGGCTTCCTGAGCCAGGCCCTGAGCTTCCGCTTTGGGGATGTGCTGCATGTAATTGACGCTAGTGATGAGGAATGGTGGCAGGCGCGGCGGGTCCACTCTGACAGTGAGACCGACGACATTGGCTTCATTCCCAGCAAACGACG GGTTGAGCGACGAGAGTGGTCAAGGTTAAAGGCCAAG GACTGGGGCTCCAGCTCTGGATCACAGG GTCGAGAAGACTCGGTTCTGAGCTACGAGACAGTGACGCAAATGGAAG TGCACTATGCTCGCCCCATCATTATCCTTGGGCCCACCAAGGACCGCGCCAATGATGATCTCCTCTCTGAGTTCCCCGACAAGTTTGGATCCTGTGTTCCCC ATACCACACGGCCCAAGCGGGAGTATGAGATCGATGGCCGGGATTACCACTTTGTGTCATCCCGGGAGAAAATGGAGAAGGACATTCAGGCGCACAAGTTCATTGAGGCCGGCCAGTACAACAGCCACCTCTATGGGACCAGTGTCCAGTCCGTGCGAGAGGTGGCAGAGCAG gGGAAGCACTGCATCCTCGATGTCTCGGCCAATGCCGTGCGGCGGCTGCAGGCGGCCCACCTGCACCCTATCGCCATCTTCATCCGCCCCCGCTCCCTGGAGAATGTGCT AGAGATTAACAAGCGGATCACAGAGGAGCAAGCCCGCAAAGCCTTCGACAGAGCCACCAAGCTGGAGCAGGAGTTCACAGAGTGCTTCTCAG CCATCGTGGAGGGTGACAGCTTTGAGGAGATCTACCACAAGGTGAAGCGTGTCATCGAGGACCTCTCAGGCCCCTACATCTGGGTCCCAGCCCGAGAGAGACTCTGA
- the DLG4 gene encoding disks large homolog 4 isoform X5 produces the protein MGRNGEHQANSPPVIVNTDTLEAPGYVNGTEGEMEYEEITLERGNSGLGFSIAGGTDNPHIGDDPSIFITKIIPGGAAAQDGRLRVNDSILFVNEVDVREVTHSAAVEALKEAGSIVRLYVMRRKPPAEKIMEIKLIKGPKGLGFSIAGGVGNQHIPGDNSIYVTKIIEGGAAHKDGRLQIGDKILAVNSVGLEDVMHEDAVAALKNTYDVVYLKVAKPSNAYLSDSYAPPDITTSYSQHLDNEISHSSYLGTDYPTAMTPTSPRRYSPVAKDLLGEEDIPREPRRIVIHRGSTGLGFNIVGGEDGEGIFISFILAGGPADLSGELRKGDQILSVNGVDLRNASHEQAAIALKNAGQTVTIIAQYKPEEYSRFEAKIHDLREQLMNSSLGSGTASLRSNPKRGFYIRALFDYDKTKDCGFLSQALSFRFGDVLHVIDASDEEWWQARRVHSDSETDDIGFIPSKRRVERREWSRLKAKDWGSSSGSQGREDSVLSYETVTQMEVHYARPIIILGPTKDRANDDLLSEFPDKFGSCVPHTTRPKREYEIDGRDYHFVSSREKMEKDIQAHKFIEAGQYNSHLYGTSVQSVREVAEQGKHCILDVSANAVRRLQAAHLHPIAIFIRPRSLENVLEINKRITEEQARKAFDRATKLEQEFTECFSAIVEGDSFEEIYHKVKRVIEDLSGPYIWVPARERL, from the exons ATGGGGAGGAATGGAGAGCACCAG GCCAATTCTCCCCCCGTGATTGTCAACACAGACACCCTAGAAGCCCCAGGATAT GTGAATGGGACCGAGGGGGAGATGGAATACGAGGAGATCACATTGGAAAGG GGTAACTCAGGTCTGGGCTTCAGCATCGCAGGTGGCACTGATAACCCACACATCGGTGACGACCCATCCATTTTCATCACCAAGATCATTCCTGGCGGGGCTGCAGCCCAGGATGGCCGCctcag GGTCAACGACAGCATCCTGTTTGTAAATGAAGTGGACGTGCGGGAGGTTACCCACTCAGCGGCGGTGGAGGCCCTCAAAGAGGCAGGCTCCATCGTCCGCCTCTATGTCATGCGCCGGAAGCCCCCAGCTGAGAAGATCATGGAGATCAAGCTCATCAAGGGGCCTAAAG GTCTTGGCTTCAGCATCGCAGGGGGCGTAGGGAACCAGCACATCCCGGGAGATAATAGCATCTATGTAACAAAGATCATCGAAGGGGGTGCTGCCCACAAGGATGGGAGGTTGCAGATTGGAGACAAGATCCTGGCG GTCAACAGTGTGGGCCTAGAGGACGTCATGCATGAGGATGCTGTGGCAGCCCTGAAGAACACGTATGATGTTGTCTACCTAAAGGTGGCCAAGCCCAGCAATGCCTACCTGAGTGACAGCTATGCTCCCCCAGACATCACAACCT CTTATTCCCAGCACCTGGACAACGAGATTAGTCACAGCAGCTACCTGGGCACCGACTACCCCACAGCCATGACCCCCACTTCCCCTCGGCGCTACTCCCCAGTGGCCAAGGATCTGCTGGGGGAGGAAGACATTCCCCGAGAACCCAGGCGAATTGTGATCCACCGGGGATCCACGGGCCTGGGCTTCAACATTGTGGGTGGCGAGGACGGTGAAGGCATCTTCATCTCCTTCATCCTGGCCGGGGGCCCTGCAGACCTCAGTGGGGAGCTGCGGAAGGGGGACCAGATCCTGTCG GTCAATGGTGTTGACCTCCGCAATGCCAGCCATGAGCAAGCAGCCATTGCCCTGAAGAATGCGGGTCAGACGGTCACGATCATCGCTCAGTATAAACCAGAAG AGTACAGCCGATTCGAGGCCAAGATCCACGACCTTCGGGAGCAGCTCATGAACAGCAGCCTGGGCTCAGGGACTGCCTCCCTGCGGAGCAACCCAAAGAGGGGCTTCTACATCAG GGCCCTGTTTGATTACGACAAGACCAAGGACTGCGGCTTCCTGAGCCAGGCCCTGAGCTTCCGCTTTGGGGATGTGCTGCATGTAATTGACGCTAGTGATGAGGAATGGTGGCAGGCGCGGCGGGTCCACTCTGACAGTGAGACCGACGACATTGGCTTCATTCCCAGCAAACGACG GGTTGAGCGACGAGAGTGGTCAAGGTTAAAGGCCAAG GACTGGGGCTCCAGCTCTGGATCACAGG GTCGAGAAGACTCGGTTCTGAGCTACGAGACAGTGACGCAAATGGAAG TGCACTATGCTCGCCCCATCATTATCCTTGGGCCCACCAAGGACCGCGCCAATGATGATCTCCTCTCTGAGTTCCCCGACAAGTTTGGATCCTGTGTTCCCC ATACCACACGGCCCAAGCGGGAGTATGAGATCGATGGCCGGGATTACCACTTTGTGTCATCCCGGGAGAAAATGGAGAAGGACATTCAGGCGCACAAGTTCATTGAGGCCGGCCAGTACAACAGCCACCTCTATGGGACCAGTGTCCAGTCCGTGCGAGAGGTGGCAGAGCAG gGGAAGCACTGCATCCTCGATGTCTCGGCCAATGCCGTGCGGCGGCTGCAGGCGGCCCACCTGCACCCTATCGCCATCTTCATCCGCCCCCGCTCCCTGGAGAATGTGCT AGAGATTAACAAGCGGATCACAGAGGAGCAAGCCCGCAAAGCCTTCGACAGAGCCACCAAGCTGGAGCAGGAGTTCACAGAGTGCTTCTCAG CCATCGTGGAGGGTGACAGCTTTGAGGAGATCTACCACAAGGTGAAGCGTGTCATCGAGGACCTCTCAGGCCCCTACATCTGGGTCCCAGCCCGAGAGAGACTCTGA
- the DLG4 gene encoding disks large homolog 4 isoform X2: MSQRPRAPRSALWLLAPPLLRWAPPLLTVLHSDLFQALLDILDYYEASISESQKYRYQDEDTPPLEHSPAHLPNQANSPPVIVNTDTLEAPGYVNGTEGEMEYEEITLERGNSGLGFSIAGGTDNPHIGDDPSIFITKIIPGGAAAQDGRLRVNDSILFVNEVDVREVTHSAAVEALKEAGSIVRLYVMRRKPPAEKIMEIKLIKGPKGLGFSIAGGVGNQHIPGDNSIYVTKIIEGGAAHKDGRLQIGDKILAVNSVGLEDVMHEDAVAALKNTYDVVYLKVAKPSNAYLSDSYAPPDITTSYSQHLDNEISHSSYLGTDYPTAMTPTSPRRYSPVAKDLLGEEDIPREPRRIVIHRGSTGLGFNIVGGEDGEGIFISFILAGGPADLSGELRKGDQILSVNGVDLRNASHEQAAIALKNAGQTVTIIAQYKPEEYSRFEAKIHDLREQLMNSSLGSGTASLRSNPKRGFYIRALFDYDKTKDCGFLSQALSFRFGDVLHVIDASDEEWWQARRVHSDSETDDIGFIPSKRRVERREWSRLKAKDWGSSSGSQGREDSVLSYETVTQMEVHYARPIIILGPTKDRANDDLLSEFPDKFGSCVPHTTRPKREYEIDGRDYHFVSSREKMEKDIQAHKFIEAGQYNSHLYGTSVQSVREVAEQGKHCILDVSANAVRRLQAAHLHPIAIFIRPRSLENVLEINKRITEEQARKAFDRATKLEQEFTECFSAIVEGDSFEEIYHKVKRVIEDLSGPYIWVPARERL, translated from the exons AAATACCGCTACCAAGATGAAGACACGCCCCCTCTGGAGCACAGCCCGGCCCACCTCCCCAACCAG GCCAATTCTCCCCCCGTGATTGTCAACACAGACACCCTAGAAGCCCCAGGATAT GTGAATGGGACCGAGGGGGAGATGGAATACGAGGAGATCACATTGGAAAGG GGTAACTCAGGTCTGGGCTTCAGCATCGCAGGTGGCACTGATAACCCACACATCGGTGACGACCCATCCATTTTCATCACCAAGATCATTCCTGGCGGGGCTGCAGCCCAGGATGGCCGCctcag GGTCAACGACAGCATCCTGTTTGTAAATGAAGTGGACGTGCGGGAGGTTACCCACTCAGCGGCGGTGGAGGCCCTCAAAGAGGCAGGCTCCATCGTCCGCCTCTATGTCATGCGCCGGAAGCCCCCAGCTGAGAAGATCATGGAGATCAAGCTCATCAAGGGGCCTAAAG GTCTTGGCTTCAGCATCGCAGGGGGCGTAGGGAACCAGCACATCCCGGGAGATAATAGCATCTATGTAACAAAGATCATCGAAGGGGGTGCTGCCCACAAGGATGGGAGGTTGCAGATTGGAGACAAGATCCTGGCG GTCAACAGTGTGGGCCTAGAGGACGTCATGCATGAGGATGCTGTGGCAGCCCTGAAGAACACGTATGATGTTGTCTACCTAAAGGTGGCCAAGCCCAGCAATGCCTACCTGAGTGACAGCTATGCTCCCCCAGACATCACAACCT CTTATTCCCAGCACCTGGACAACGAGATTAGTCACAGCAGCTACCTGGGCACCGACTACCCCACAGCCATGACCCCCACTTCCCCTCGGCGCTACTCCCCAGTGGCCAAGGATCTGCTGGGGGAGGAAGACATTCCCCGAGAACCCAGGCGAATTGTGATCCACCGGGGATCCACGGGCCTGGGCTTCAACATTGTGGGTGGCGAGGACGGTGAAGGCATCTTCATCTCCTTCATCCTGGCCGGGGGCCCTGCAGACCTCAGTGGGGAGCTGCGGAAGGGGGACCAGATCCTGTCG GTCAATGGTGTTGACCTCCGCAATGCCAGCCATGAGCAAGCAGCCATTGCCCTGAAGAATGCGGGTCAGACGGTCACGATCATCGCTCAGTATAAACCAGAAG AGTACAGCCGATTCGAGGCCAAGATCCACGACCTTCGGGAGCAGCTCATGAACAGCAGCCTGGGCTCAGGGACTGCCTCCCTGCGGAGCAACCCAAAGAGGGGCTTCTACATCAG GGCCCTGTTTGATTACGACAAGACCAAGGACTGCGGCTTCCTGAGCCAGGCCCTGAGCTTCCGCTTTGGGGATGTGCTGCATGTAATTGACGCTAGTGATGAGGAATGGTGGCAGGCGCGGCGGGTCCACTCTGACAGTGAGACCGACGACATTGGCTTCATTCCCAGCAAACGACG GGTTGAGCGACGAGAGTGGTCAAGGTTAAAGGCCAAG GACTGGGGCTCCAGCTCTGGATCACAGG GTCGAGAAGACTCGGTTCTGAGCTACGAGACAGTGACGCAAATGGAAG TGCACTATGCTCGCCCCATCATTATCCTTGGGCCCACCAAGGACCGCGCCAATGATGATCTCCTCTCTGAGTTCCCCGACAAGTTTGGATCCTGTGTTCCCC ATACCACACGGCCCAAGCGGGAGTATGAGATCGATGGCCGGGATTACCACTTTGTGTCATCCCGGGAGAAAATGGAGAAGGACATTCAGGCGCACAAGTTCATTGAGGCCGGCCAGTACAACAGCCACCTCTATGGGACCAGTGTCCAGTCCGTGCGAGAGGTGGCAGAGCAG gGGAAGCACTGCATCCTCGATGTCTCGGCCAATGCCGTGCGGCGGCTGCAGGCGGCCCACCTGCACCCTATCGCCATCTTCATCCGCCCCCGCTCCCTGGAGAATGTGCT AGAGATTAACAAGCGGATCACAGAGGAGCAAGCCCGCAAAGCCTTCGACAGAGCCACCAAGCTGGAGCAGGAGTTCACAGAGTGCTTCTCAG CCATCGTGGAGGGTGACAGCTTTGAGGAGATCTACCACAAGGTGAAGCGTGTCATCGAGGACCTCTCAGGCCCCTACATCTGGGTCCCAGCCCGAGAGAGACTCTGA